GTGGAAGGGCAGATCGTGCCCTTGTCCACCCCGCTGCAAAACGGCCAGCGCGTGGAAGTGCTGACCGCCAAGGAAGGCGGCCCTTCGGTCAACTGGCTGCACGATGGCTGGGTGAAAAGCCACCGCGCCATTTCCAAGATTCGCCAGTATATCCGCATGCAGAATGCGGACACGGTGCGCGAAACCGGCAAGCAGCTGTTCGAGCGCGAGCTGGCCCGCCACCCGCACCAGCAGCCTAATCTCACCCTGCTGGCAGAAAAACTGGGTTACGCCAAGCTGGACGAGGTGTACGGCGCGATGGGGCATGGTGAACTGAGCACCCGCGCTGTCGCCAACGCCATTGCCAGCTTTGCCCCGCCACCGCCGGTGGATGTGGAACCGGAAAGCATCATCCGCGCCAGTCGCGGCGGTCATGACGCTGGCGGCATCCTGATCGAAGGGGTGGACAACCTGATGACGGTACTGGCCAAGTGCTGCAAGCCGGCACCGCCGGATGCCGTGGTGGGCTTTGTCACCAAGGGGCGTGGCATTTCCATTCACCGCACCAATTGCCTCACCCTCAAGCGGCTGTCGGCTGATGTGCCGGAGCGGTTGATTGCCGCCGGCTGGGGCGATCAGAAAAGCAGCGTGTTTCCGATTGATATCGAAGTGGTGTCACTGGATCGCGGTGGCCTGCTACGCGATATTTCCGACGTGCTGTCTCGCGAAAAGCTCAACCTGATTGCGGTGCACACCCTGTCGCGTGATATGCGCGCCAAGATGCGCTTTACCGTGGAAGTACGCCAGGTACAGGACATCAGCCGGGTGCTGGCACGCATGATGGAACTGCCGGGCGTCACCGACGCTCGCCGGGTGTAAGCGCCGGTCATGAGCGCGCCGTTTTGCGGAGCCAAGGCCGTGCTGTTTTATCAGGACAGCCTGCTGGTGTATCTGCGCGACGACAAGCCGGGGCTGCCCTTTGCCGCCTGCTGGGATTTCCCCGGTGGCGGCAGGGAAGGGCAGGAAAGCCCGTTTTCCTGCCTGCAGCGCGAAACGCAAGAAGAGTTCGGTATCCTGTTACAGCCTGCACAAATCCTCTGGCAGCGCAGTTATCCCAGTTGGCACCAGCCGGGGGTGGTCAGCTTTTTCATGGCTGGCCAGTTGAATGCCAATCAGGTGCAAGCTATCCGCTTTGGTGACGAAGGTCAGTGCTGGGGCTGGATGAGTGCGGCAGACTATCTGGCGCAAACTGCCGCCGTGCCGTATTTGCAGCAGCGCCTGCGGGATTTTCAGGTCGCCGGGCAAGGCTAGTGCAGCCTGATGCACTGCACATTGCTTTCAGCTGAAGATATTTCCATAATCTAGCCCTTGCTCCGCCGGCATGGCCAGCCTGCCATTGCCGCCGTACGGATGCCCAACCGAGCCGGAACCCATGTCAGAACTCACAATCGCGGCACGCCGTGCCCTGTCCATGATGGACCTCACCACCCTTAACGATGACGACACCGATGACCGGGTGATTACCCTGTGCCAGCAAGCCGGCAGCAGCGCC
The sequence above is drawn from the Aquitalea denitrificans genome and encodes:
- a CDS encoding NUDIX hydrolase, encoding MSAPFCGAKAVLFYQDSLLVYLRDDKPGLPFAACWDFPGGGREGQESPFSCLQRETQEEFGILLQPAQILWQRSYPSWHQPGVVSFFMAGQLNANQVQAIRFGDEGQCWGWMSAADYLAQTAAVPYLQQRLRDFQVAGQG